The following is a genomic window from Salinibacterium sp. UTAS2018.
TCGTGTACTCAAGCCGCCAAAGAAGTCGGAGACGCCGTAAAACACGGCGCCGGCGAGGGCGAGCACAACGCTGAGGATCATCTCGTCAGCATAGAGCCAGCGATGACCGCGAAGAGCACGTGAGTGCCGGTGGCGCGGGTAGAATTGGGTGTGCCTAATTCTTCACCCACCCCCGCCCACGGCCCGAGCGAACTCGACCCCGCCGAGCTTGAGGTTGCCCTCAAAGTGCTGAACCAGATGGTGGGCATGGATGAAGAGCACCCTGACTTTGTCACCGTGCGTCGGGCGACCGCCGCCATGTTCAAGGCTGTCAAGAAAGAGCGCCGCCTCGAGAAGCGCGCCGCCATCGCTGACGCCGACCGCGAAGTGATTGCTGCAACCGCTACCGGCGCCGCTGACCGCATCGATGACGAGACTCGCGGCATCCCCATTTCGACGACCACGACCACGCCAACCGCCGGCGAGCTGATCAAGGCTCGCCCCTGTTATGTCTGCAAGCAGCCGTACACGACCGTTGATTCGTTCTACCATCAGCTCTGCCCGAGCTGTGCGGCGTTCAATCACGCCAAGCGTGATGCCCGCACTGACCTCACCGGCAAGCGAGCGCTCCTCACCGGTGGCCGCGCGAAGATCGGCATGTATATCGCGCTGCGTCTGCTGCGGGATGGCGCGCACACCACCATCACGACGCGCTTTCCGCGGGATGCCGTTCGCCGCTTCTCGAGCCTGCCCGACTCCGCAGACTGGCTGCACCGCCTTCGCGTGGTCGGAATCGACCTCCGCGACCCCGCTCAGGTCATTGGGCTCGCCGACTCTGTCGCAGCTCAGGGCCCGCTCGACATCCTCATCAATAATGCGACGCAGACCGTGCGTCGCTCCCCTGGTGCTTACCAGCCTCTCGTCGATGGTGAGCTTGCTCCCCTGCCCGACGGCCCGCTGCCCGAGCTCGTGACCTTCGGGCACACAAACGACCCGCACCCGCAGGCCCTCGCGCAGTCGGTGTCGGCGCATCCAATCTTGGCCGCCGCTGCGACGCGTGCCGAAGAACTGACCGAGCAAGCGATGACGGCAGGCTCGAGTTCACTCGAGCGCCTCGCTGCCGGCACCGCGATTGACGCCGGTGGCCTCGTACCCGACCTCGACTCCATCAACTCGTGGACCCAGCACGTCGACCAGGTCGACCCACTGGAGATGCTCGAAGTTCAGCTCGCGAACACGACGGCGCCTTTCGTGCTGATCTCCAAACTGCGTCCTTCAATGGCGGCGTCAGAGTCGCGCCGCAAGTACATCGTCAATGTGTCGGCGATGGAGGGCGTGTTCGGTCGCGGCTACAAGGGCCCCGGGCATCCGCACACCAACATGGCCAAAGCCGCCGTGAACATGCTCACCCGCACGAGTGCCCGCGAGATGTTTGAGAGCGACGGCATTCTGATGACGAGTGTCGACACCGGCTGGATCACGGATGAGCGCCCACACCCCACCAAGGTGCGGCTGGCAGAAGAGGGTTTTCATGCGCCGCTCGACCTCGTCGATGGTGCGGCCCGCGTCTATGACCCCATCGTGCGCGGCGAGGACGGCGAAGATCTGTTCGGCATCTTCCTCAAGGACTACGACAAGAGCTCGTGGTGACCGCGATGGCTACCCCCGCAGAGTTTTTGAAAGCCACCACGAGCGGCACCCGTGTTGTAGTGCGTCACCTCATCGAAGATGGGCGCGCCACCGACTCCCTCGGCTACTTTCACCTCGCTGACGAGACGCACTGTGTTGTCGCCACCCAGCGTGGTCTCGAGACGATCGAACTCGCGAAGGTGATTGCCGCCAAAGAGATACCGCCGCCGCCAGCGCCACGGCCCCGAGCCGGGTCAGCGCCAGGGTCACCCGAATAGTAGGGGATGCGCCCGAACAGGCGTAGGCTGCTCGCTGGACTATTGGCCACTAGTGAATTGGTAAGTTGGAACCGTGGGCGTAAGAATCGAACGAATTGACCTTCCCGGGTTTGGCGTACGCAACGACGTCATCACGAACTCAGGATGCCGCGTCAGCGTGGTCTCGCTGCGGTCAGGAGAACGCGATCTCGCTTTCTTCAATGCGGATGACCCCGACTCCAACGCTGCGTCAATTTCGCTGACCGATGACGAAGCATCCGCCATCGCCGAAGTTCTCGGTTCGTCGCTCACGCTCAGTCGCCTCTCTGCTCTCGGCGAGAAGGCCGAAGGCCTCTTCAACGAAGAGATTTCGCTGCCCAATGGCTCCGGCTTTGTCGGCCACCCCATGGGCTCAATGAAAGCGCGCACCCTCACGAGTGCCTCCATCGTGGCCATCGTGCGCGGTAATGACGTTGTCGCATCCCCCGGCCCCGAAGTTGTTTTTGAGTCCGGCGACGTCATCGTTGCTGTCGGCACCCGCCAGGGCCTCGACGCCCTCGGCAAGCTCATCAATAACGGTCCCAGCTAAGAGCCGCGTATGCATGAGACGACGCAGCTACTCATCGAGGTTGGCGCTCTCCTGCTTGTTCTGAGTGTGCTCGGCAGGGTTGCCGCACGCTTCGGGTTCTCCGCGATCCCGCTCTACCTTCTCGCCGGTCTTGCCGTGGGCGAAGGCGGACTGCTGCCGCTTCAGGCCAGTGAAGAGTTCTTCGAGGTCGGCTCGCAGATCGGCGTGATCTTGTTGCTCGCGATGCTGGGGCTCGAGTACTCCGCTGACGAGCTCATGGCGAACCTCAAGACATCGCGGATGTCCGGGATTCTGGATGGCGTGTTCAATGCGCTTCCCGGCGCGCTGTTTGCCATTCTGCTCGGCTGGGAACCCGCCGCGGTCGTCGCTCTTGCCGGAGTGACCTGGGTCTCATCATCCGGAGTCATCGCCAAGGTTATTCGAGACCTCGGGCGACTCGGTAACCGTGAGACGCCAGTGATTCTTTCGATCCTGGTGATGGAAGACCTCGCCATGGCGTTCTATCTGCCGGTTCTGTCGGCGCTCGTGATCGGTGCCGGACTGCTGCAAGGGTCGATCACTGTTGCTATCGCCGTTGCTGTCGTCGTCACCATTCTTTACGTGGCACTGCGCCATGGTCGTGTCCTGTCGCGCTTGCTCCCCCAAAAGAACGCTGAAGCCTTGCTGCTCGGAGTAGTCGGGCTCACGATGCTCGTCGCGGGCCTCGCTGAGGCTGTGAACGTCTCGGCGGCCGTTGGCGCATTCCTCGTCGGCATCGCCATCTCGGGGCCTGTAGCGCACCAGTCAGCACAGCTCATCACTCCCCTGCGCGACCTCTTCGCCGCCGTCTTCTTTGTCTTCTTCGGGATCTCGACCTCGCCCGCCGACATCATTCCGGTGCTGCTGCCCGCGTTCGCCCTCGCTGTGCTCACGATCGGCACCAAAACGTACTCCGGGTACCGCGCTGCCAAACGTGCCGGCATTGCGGCGCCAGGTCGTTGGCGCACCGGGTTGGCTCTGACCCCGCGTGGAGAGTTCTCCATCGTCATCGCAGGCCTCGCCGTCGGCGCCGGCATCGAGCCCATGCTCGCGCCGCTCGCCACCGCCTACGTGCTCATGACGATCATCGCCGGCCCGCTGCTGGCTCGTGTGCCCGACACTGCCTGGTTCAAGGCGCGCGTGCGCAAGCCCGTCGCAGCACCGCCGACGACGCCCGTCGCTACCCGTTAGCCGTTAGCCGCTAGCAGCACGTCCGCGGTGGCGATGCGCAGTGGCGTTCGCGTCTCGCCACGAACCCTGCCTAGCGAACGAGAGTCTTTGCGTTGTAGGCGCGAACGTAGCTGGGGATCAGGAAAAGATCGACGATCAGCCAGACGTACGCGGCCACGATAAGCGGGATACCAATGAAAATGGCTGCCGTGGCGATGCCTATCCACCACAATGCAAGGAATCCGATCGCGCTGCCGATCCGCCCCAGGTAGAAGTAGTGGGCTGCGAAGCCGGTCAAAAAGATCGCCAGCAGATAGGTGATCGCGACGTCTTTGCGGGAAACCACCGCGACAACCTGAATGGGCGCCACGGCAGCAGGGGCATAGTGTTCGGTCCATGATGAGCCGCTCCACCATCTACTCAGGGTCGGGTCGTGCGGGTCGGCGTACCAGCCAGCAGGTGGGGCCACAGCGTCATCGGTCACAGAATCTCCTTCGTAGAACTGAGCCTATCTCTCCACCTACTCTGGGGTGTGCCT
Proteins encoded in this region:
- a CDS encoding SDR family oxidoreductase encodes the protein MPNSSPTPAHGPSELDPAELEVALKVLNQMVGMDEEHPDFVTVRRATAAMFKAVKKERRLEKRAAIADADREVIAATATGAADRIDDETRGIPISTTTTTPTAGELIKARPCYVCKQPYTTVDSFYHQLCPSCAAFNHAKRDARTDLTGKRALLTGGRAKIGMYIALRLLRDGAHTTITTRFPRDAVRRFSSLPDSADWLHRLRVVGIDLRDPAQVIGLADSVAAQGPLDILINNATQTVRRSPGAYQPLVDGELAPLPDGPLPELVTFGHTNDPHPQALAQSVSAHPILAAAATRAEELTEQAMTAGSSSLERLAAGTAIDAGGLVPDLDSINSWTQHVDQVDPLEMLEVQLANTTAPFVLISKLRPSMAASESRRKYIVNVSAMEGVFGRGYKGPGHPHTNMAKAAVNMLTRTSAREMFESDGILMTSVDTGWITDERPHPTKVRLAEEGFHAPLDLVDGAARVYDPIVRGEDGEDLFGIFLKDYDKSSW
- a CDS encoding cation:proton antiporter regulatory subunit translates to MGVRIERIDLPGFGVRNDVITNSGCRVSVVSLRSGERDLAFFNADDPDSNAASISLTDDEASAIAEVLGSSLTLSRLSALGEKAEGLFNEEISLPNGSGFVGHPMGSMKARTLTSASIVAIVRGNDVVASPGPEVVFESGDVIVAVGTRQGLDALGKLINNGPS
- a CDS encoding cation:proton antiporter is translated as MHETTQLLIEVGALLLVLSVLGRVAARFGFSAIPLYLLAGLAVGEGGLLPLQASEEFFEVGSQIGVILLLAMLGLEYSADELMANLKTSRMSGILDGVFNALPGALFAILLGWEPAAVVALAGVTWVSSSGVIAKVIRDLGRLGNRETPVILSILVMEDLAMAFYLPVLSALVIGAGLLQGSITVAIAVAVVVTILYVALRHGRVLSRLLPQKNAEALLLGVVGLTMLVAGLAEAVNVSAAVGAFLVGIAISGPVAHQSAQLITPLRDLFAAVFFVFFGISTSPADIIPVLLPAFALAVLTIGTKTYSGYRAAKRAGIAAPGRWRTGLALTPRGEFSIVIAGLAVGAGIEPMLAPLATAYVLMTIIAGPLLARVPDTAWFKARVRKPVAAPPTTPVATR
- a CDS encoding DUF2510 domain-containing protein; this encodes MTDDAVAPPAGWYADPHDPTLSRWWSGSSWTEHYAPAAVAPIQVVAVVSRKDVAITYLLAIFLTGFAAHYFYLGRIGSAIGFLALWWIGIATAAIFIGIPLIVAAYVWLIVDLFLIPSYVRAYNAKTLVR